From the genome of Brevundimonas sp. NIBR11:
CCTTGGTGCGGCTGACGAAATCCACCGCCTGATCCGGATCGGTCAGCAGTTGCGAGTGATCCAGCTTGCCCTCGAAGCCGTGACCGTCCTCGGCCTCGCCCATGCCGGTCTCCAGCGAGCCCAGCACGCCCAGCTCGCCCTCGACCGAAACGCCGCAGCTGTGGGCCATCTCGACCACCCGGCGGGTGACGTCGACGTTGTAGTCGTAGTCGGCGGGCGTCTTGCCGTCTTCCATCAGCGATCCGTCCATCATCACCGAGGTGAAGCCATACTGGATGGCGGTGGCGCAGGTCGCCGGGCCGTTGCCGTGGTCTTGGTGCATGCAGACCGGGATGTGCGGATAGAGTTCGGTCAGGGCGTCTATCAGGCGCGCCAGAACGATGTCGTTGGCGTAGCTGCGGGCGCCGCGGCTGGCCTGGATGATGACCGGCGCGTTGACGGCCTCGGCCGCCTCCATGATCGCCAGACCCTGTTCCATGTTGTTGATGTTGTAGGCCGGCAGGCCGTAGTCGTTCTCGGCGGCGTGGTCGAGAAGCTGTCGCAGCGTGATGCGCGCCATGAGAGGAAACTCCTGAGATCTTGTTTTTTGCCGGTGTAGCCGCCGGCCGGCCTCAAGTCACGCAGTGTTACAGCCAATCAGGCGCGCAGCGCCTCGACGCCGGGCAGGGCCTTGCCCTCCATCCATTCCAGGAAGGCGCCGCCCGCGGTGGAGACGAAGGTCATGTCGTCCACGACCCCTGCGTGGTTCAGGGCCGAGACGGTGTCGCCGCCGCCGCCGACCGCGATCAGGGTTCCAGCCTTGGCCAGGGCCGCCGCATGCTGGGCGACTGCGACCGTAGCTGCGTCGAAAGGCTGCACCTCGAACACGCCGAGCGGCCCGTTCCAGATCAGGGTCTTGGACGCCGTGATGGCCTCGACCAGCCGCGCCACCGTGGCCGGACCGGCGTCCAGGATCTTGTCGTCGGCGGACAAGCTATCGCCGGCCGTAACAGGGCGGCTCTGTGCGCCCGGCTTGACCTCCGTCGCCACGACGAAATCGACGGGCAGCAGGAGCTCGCAGCCCTTCACCTTCGCCTCGTTCATGATCTCGCGGGCGGTGTCGGCCATGTCGCGTTCGGCCAGCGAGCCGCCGATGTCGACGCCTTGCGCGAACAGGAAGGTGTTGGCCATGCCGCCGCCGATGGCGAGGCGATCGAGCTTGCCGACGAGGTTCTTGAGCAGGTCGAGCTTGGTCGAGACCTTGGCCCCGCCGACGATGCCGATGACGGGCGTCTTCGGATTGCCGAGCGCCGCGTCCAGGGCCTCCAGCTCGCGCCGCATCGATTCACCGGCATAGGCGGGCAGGTGATGCGCCACGCCCTCGGTCGAGGCGTGGGCCCGGTGGGCGGCCGAGAAGGCGTCGTTGACGTAGAGGTCCGCCAGTTCCGCCAGGCTGGTCGCGAACTCGGCGTCGTTGGCTTCCTCGGCCGCGTGGAAGCGGACGTTTTCCAGCAGGACCACGCCGCCCGCGTCCAGATCGGCGATGGCCGCATGGGCCGGGCCGCCGACGCAATCCTCGGCGAACCGCACCGGCGCGCCCAGCAGTTCGGACAGGGGCTGGACCAGGGGCTTCAGGCTCATCGACGGCACGACCTGACCCTTGGGCCGGTCGAAGTGGGCGAGAAGGGCGACCTTGGCCCCCGCCTGGCGCAGTTTTTCGATCGTCGGCAGGGCGACCCGCAGCCGGGTGTCGTCGGTGACCTTGCCGCCCTCCATCGGCACGTTGAAGTCCACGCGGACCAGTGCGGTCTTGCCGGCGAGAGAACCGGCGTCGTCGAGGGTGCGGAAGGTCATTGTGGGATTAGTTGTCCGTTGGAGATCGTGAAATGTGTCAGTCGGCTCTTATCAGCCCATCGAAGCTCGACGCGAGCCGGATCGAAACTCTTGATCCAGTCGATATCCGCAAGTTTCTCGGCTTGGTCTTCGTTGATCTCTATTATTTTTGAGCCGCACCATCGGTCGTCGGCGAAGTAGACCGCAAGAGCGAAGCGCCCGGCTAGCCAGTCGTCGGCCAAGGCGATCCCTTGTGAGGCGATCACGGCTGGATCATCGGTCGGCGGCAGGGTCCAATCTGGAAAGTGGGTGTCCC
Proteins encoded in this window:
- a CDS encoding phosphoglycerate kinase; its protein translation is MTFRTLDDAGSLAGKTALVRVDFNVPMEGGKVTDDTRLRVALPTIEKLRQAGAKVALLAHFDRPKGQVVPSMSLKPLVQPLSELLGAPVRFAEDCVGGPAHAAIADLDAGGVVLLENVRFHAAEEANDAEFATSLAELADLYVNDAFSAAHRAHASTEGVAHHLPAYAGESMRRELEALDAALGNPKTPVIGIVGGAKVSTKLDLLKNLVGKLDRLAIGGGMANTFLFAQGVDIGGSLAERDMADTAREIMNEAKVKGCELLLPVDFVVATEVKPGAQSRPVTAGDSLSADDKILDAGPATVARLVEAITASKTLIWNGPLGVFEVQPFDAATVAVAQHAAALAKAGTLIAVGGGGDTVSALNHAGVVDDMTFVSTAGGAFLEWMEGKALPGVEALRA
- the fba gene encoding class II fructose-bisphosphate aldolase (catalyzes the reversible aldol condensation of dihydroxyacetonephosphate and glyceraldehyde 3-phosphate in the Calvin cycle, glycolysis, and/or gluconeogenesis); translated protein: MARITLRQLLDHAAENDYGLPAYNINNMEQGLAIMEAAEAVNAPVIIQASRGARSYANDIVLARLIDALTELYPHIPVCMHQDHGNGPATCATAIQYGFTSVMMDGSLMEDGKTPADYDYNVDVTRRVVEMAHSCGVSVEGELGVLGSLETGMGEAEDGHGFEGKLDHSQLLTDPDQAVDFVSRTKVDALAIAMGTSHGAYKFTRKPDGDVLAMNVIEEIHRRLPDTHLVMHGSSSVPQDLQDIINQYGGEMPQTWGVPVEEIQRGIKHGVRKINIDTDNRMAITGAIRKVLAEKPGEFDPRAYLKPAKEAMRKVCIQRFQEFGCEGMASNIRPMSTAQMAKRYAKGDLDPVYGREMKAAS